Proteins found in one Thermoplasmata archaeon genomic segment:
- a CDS encoding peroxiredoxin, with protein MTEEGKRGMPLIGDKMPRLEVHTTMGRKTIPDDYKGKWLILFSHPADFTPVCTTEFVAFAKRFEEFKKLNCELLGLSVDQVFSHIKWVEWIKENLKVEIPFPVIADSAGKVSEALGMFNPNRTATVRAVFFVDPEGTIRLMLYYPAEIGRNFDEILRIMKAFAISDKYGVAMPANWPNNELIGDEVIVPPANNVKDAEERPKKYKCYDWWFCHKKL; from the coding sequence ATGACGGAAGAGGGAAAGAGGGGAATGCCTCTCATCGGGGACAAGATGCCGAGGCTTGAGGTGCACACGACCATGGGCAGGAAGACCATACCTGACGACTACAAGGGGAAGTGGCTGATACTCTTCAGCCACCCCGCGGACTTCACGCCCGTGTGCACCACTGAGTTCGTGGCCTTCGCGAAGCGCTTCGAGGAGTTCAAGAAGCTCAACTGCGAGCTCCTCGGACTCTCGGTGGACCAGGTATTCTCGCACATAAAGTGGGTCGAGTGGATAAAGGAGAACCTGAAGGTGGAGATACCATTCCCGGTGATAGCCGACTCCGCCGGAAAGGTCTCGGAGGCGCTCGGGATGTTCAACCCGAACAGGACCGCCACCGTGCGCGCGGTCTTCTTCGTGGACCCCGAGGGCACGATTCGCCTGATGCTCTACTACCCGGCGGAGATCGGCCGGAACTTCGACGAGATTCTGCGCATAATGAAGGCCTTCGCAATTTCTGATAAGTACGGCGTGGCAATGCCTGCGAACTGGCCGAACAACGAGCTCATAGGCGACGAGGTCATTGTCCCTCCGGCGAACAACGTCAAGGACGCGGAGGAGAGGCCCAAGAAATACAAGTGCTACGACTGGTGGTTCTGCCACAAAAAGCTCTAG
- a CDS encoding MFS transporter, translating into MDRHLRMVATLSAFVFLVMMGYTLISPILPLYALEFGASVTGVSLLISAFAVARLSLDIPAGLLGSRYHPKSLMLFGLALISASSVVCALAPNYLILLAGRILEGAGSAFYTTMSTTLLAMSVPQESRGRYMSVFTAMLLLGGITGPGVGGLTAAALGLRAPFLLYALVTAVGFLLVLLLVERTEVPRAREALALADIRNVMGDRSVLLVNLATFSLFFTRAGVTSTLVPLFAYKNLGMSEAALGGVLTLTALATFTTMTPSGTYTDRHGRKPSMMACLLLTALLGAMIPFTRGVGSFALVMLGYGLTLGLSGPMAAWITDLVPRERLPAAMGFFRTFNDAGFVAGPLVLGAAAELSDGPEIGPLPFAVAAVYLVLVALLLTRARDPARDGGRSRAPVPAHPTLHQ; encoded by the coding sequence ATGGACCGGCACCTCAGAATGGTCGCGACGCTCTCGGCCTTCGTCTTTCTGGTGATGATGGGCTACACCCTGATATCGCCTATCCTGCCTCTCTACGCCCTGGAGTTCGGCGCGAGCGTCACGGGCGTGAGCCTCCTGATATCCGCCTTCGCCGTCGCCCGGCTCAGCCTTGACATCCCGGCCGGCCTCCTCGGCTCGCGCTACCACCCCAAGTCCCTGATGCTGTTCGGTCTCGCCCTCATCAGCGCATCATCCGTCGTCTGCGCCCTCGCGCCGAACTATCTAATCCTTCTCGCGGGAAGAATTCTCGAGGGGGCCGGCTCGGCCTTCTACACCACCATGTCCACAACCCTCCTCGCCATGTCCGTGCCTCAGGAGAGCCGGGGGAGGTACATGAGCGTCTTCACCGCCATGCTGCTCCTCGGCGGAATCACGGGGCCGGGCGTCGGAGGCCTGACCGCGGCCGCCCTCGGCCTGAGGGCTCCGTTCCTGCTCTACGCTCTGGTCACCGCCGTCGGTTTCCTCCTCGTGCTCCTCCTCGTCGAGAGGACGGAGGTGCCCCGGGCGAGGGAGGCCCTAGCCCTCGCCGACATAAGAAATGTGATGGGGGACCGCTCCGTGCTGCTGGTCAATCTCGCGACCTTCTCCCTCTTCTTCACGCGGGCGGGCGTCACCAGCACCCTCGTCCCCCTCTTCGCCTACAAGAACCTCGGAATGAGCGAGGCTGCCCTCGGCGGCGTTCTCACCCTGACCGCGCTCGCGACCTTCACCACCATGACCCCGTCCGGAACCTACACCGACAGGCACGGCCGGAAGCCCTCGATGATGGCCTGCCTTCTTCTGACGGCACTGCTGGGGGCGATGATTCCTTTCACGAGGGGAGTGGGCTCCTTCGCACTGGTGATGCTCGGCTATGGCCTGACGCTGGGCCTCTCCGGGCCCATGGCCGCCTGGATTACGGACCTCGTTCCTCGTGAGAGGCTGCCTGCGGCGATGGGCTTCTTCAGGACCTTCAACGACGCGGGCTTCGTCGCCGGGCCGCTGGTTCTAGGCGCCGCGGCAGAGCTTTCAGACGGGCCGGAAATCGGACCCCTGCCCTTCGCCGTGGCGGCGGTTTATCTCGTTCTCGTGGCCCTACTCCTCACGCGCGCCCGGGACCCCGCGCGTGATGGGGGCCGGAGCCGCGCCCCCGTTCCCGCCCACCCCACCCTCCACCAATAA
- a CDS encoding DUF5678 domain-containing protein: MDVTNFKEMQKHFGGKFVALLNDEKVVASGKTFNETLHKLQELKLVNKAGLSIRFIRPVSNKNPFN; the protein is encoded by the coding sequence ATGGATGTAACGAACTTCAAAGAAATGCAGAAGCACTTCGGGGGCAAGTTCGTCGCCCTGCTGAATGATGAGAAGGTCGTGGCCTCGGGAAAGACCTTCAACGAGACCCTTCACAAGCTCCAAGAGTTGAAGCTCGTGAACAAGGCCGGCCTTTCGATTCGGTTCATTCGGCCGGTTTCGAATAAGAACCCTTTCAACTGA
- a CDS encoding PKD domain-containing protein produces MRRRLVEVMVAALLMLAPAIGPPSGGVYLGPRVVVDVGSTNLDEGASTVVYVTVYNDSGVRVAGATVNVEAELGTFDRTSAQTGSQGVANFVYTAPLGISEARSVRINATAIYDLPPYTSGFAMVWVRTVARVGIDGPDQVRSGGPAVRYTIRATNGSSPIAGASIFVEAPALGEVVDQQRITNDAGTGWFDYRPPASQTGEVVLRVRVQPETGPPVTGSKTIQVVAEIAQLTVSIETDRDPLPCWGSSNLTATVRRGGQPVPNATVTWLASQGWRSASSTVTDSDGRARIHYTASNSSGSLWAGPVTVSVTATYGSESARANLTFQVAPYAVGWTAELVYSSEGSQLVPGERLVVNLSLRLPPSRSWEFITPVSVRLRLWTEGGSVIHNRTVGQGLSILPGLDWSSGPIELLTIPDPPTVSRYYLQATVYSEYGGYIYHEFAGPVVIRVITQRGGWTFLHYMADDNDLRGCANRSLNRLETGGPDGQCQYLVEKSGVWGETYRYRLRRDTDERNLNLQLLATLPELDMSSPETLLDFLKWGADYAPAENYFIVIWDHGGDWRGVCWEGPLDSHIDPLELEQCLREFRSHARKPQILLFDACLMSSAEVYWRILDDVNYVVGSETVIYASSEILTPEGLRRFFSHYPPTPEQACRDVMNGFRESDHLNYPMGTVRTEMAVPFLAALNRFCDRFIENWDALGGILFQRVTLAWKVDYYAADLRSLLTQIRRDILSLPDAGRYASVVASIDDTVSAMDAMFLDRHLEGDYKQLGFGCVNIFLAIRNSTYQKLRDEYLRTTFPHDYGWVRLFELLFPPAPEESQSHDYTVWPPVRGIVHFPLVNVSLTGIGTDGESLTGNISVGIDVNNSGNSAGFSIVVDLVSLNGTLSTFPSSIVLRKVIPVAPGERGGTKKVMDLTVPSDDMVLTILSLVAEDGTVFHQQELGRLMMRSTPRSGSPPGLVINASRIALLEGESVSLSAAATDPNGDRVDVWWDLDLRDGVGLDASGLSVTASFRGAWNRTVTCIASDGNWTVVRQLELSVSPDPSNRPPSAVLSFELVDASTVLFNASGSSDPDGDPLEFFFLFGDGSSWGWTSSPLATHIYEKGSYECVVMVRDRAEYGGACAAVAFNITGGPPRPGNRAPVASLSLSAVRVRAGQAVTADASGSSDPDGETLEYRFDWGDGNATDWSPSMTASHAYARPGSYNVTLSVRDAGNLTAGNTTTIFVRPAPGTGAPGKFIPGPGAAAASLAITMVTAIRARRRKLSPDATDQAPAGLYRRVWNFWLGGPANFRTNPFRIGRD; encoded by the coding sequence ATGCGAAGGCGCTTGGTGGAGGTAATGGTCGCGGCCCTGCTCATGCTCGCGCCGGCCATTGGCCCGCCATCCGGCGGGGTCTATCTGGGCCCGAGGGTTGTGGTCGACGTCGGCAGCACAAATCTCGACGAGGGCGCCTCGACGGTCGTTTATGTGACCGTCTACAACGATTCAGGCGTGAGGGTCGCCGGGGCCACGGTGAACGTCGAGGCCGAGCTGGGCACCTTCGACCGCACCAGCGCACAGACAGGCTCGCAGGGCGTGGCCAACTTCGTCTACACCGCCCCGCTCGGCATTTCCGAGGCGAGGTCGGTCAGAATCAACGCCACCGCGATCTACGACCTCCCCCCCTACACGAGCGGCTTCGCAATGGTCTGGGTGAGGACGGTGGCGCGGGTGGGAATTGACGGCCCGGACCAGGTCCGGTCCGGCGGCCCGGCGGTCCGCTACACCATCCGCGCAACAAACGGGTCTTCGCCAATCGCCGGCGCATCGATATTCGTGGAGGCGCCCGCTCTCGGCGAGGTCGTGGACCAGCAGAGGATTACAAATGACGCCGGGACGGGGTGGTTCGACTATCGCCCGCCGGCGTCCCAGACGGGCGAGGTGGTGCTCCGGGTGAGGGTCCAGCCCGAGACCGGCCCGCCTGTGACCGGTTCCAAAACCATACAGGTGGTCGCGGAGATCGCCCAATTGACCGTGTCCATCGAGACGGACAGGGACCCCCTGCCCTGCTGGGGGAGCTCGAACCTCACCGCCACGGTGCGCAGGGGCGGCCAGCCGGTCCCGAACGCCACCGTGACGTGGCTTGCGTCGCAGGGGTGGAGGTCGGCATCCAGCACTGTGACGGATTCCGACGGCCGCGCCAGGATACATTACACGGCCTCCAACTCCAGCGGCTCGCTCTGGGCGGGTCCGGTGACGGTCTCCGTCACGGCGACATACGGTTCCGAGAGCGCCCGGGCCAACCTGACCTTTCAGGTTGCCCCATACGCCGTCGGTTGGACGGCCGAGCTGGTCTATTCCTCCGAGGGGTCACAGCTCGTGCCCGGGGAGAGGCTCGTGGTCAACCTGAGCCTGCGTCTCCCGCCGAGCAGGTCCTGGGAGTTCATTACCCCCGTGTCGGTGCGGTTGAGGCTCTGGACGGAGGGGGGCTCGGTGATTCACAACCGCACCGTCGGGCAAGGGCTCTCGATTCTTCCCGGGCTCGACTGGAGTTCCGGGCCGATTGAGCTCCTGACGATTCCGGACCCGCCGACCGTATCACGGTACTATCTTCAGGCCACAGTCTACTCGGAGTATGGAGGTTACATATATCACGAGTTCGCCGGACCGGTCGTTATCCGTGTGATAACACAGCGCGGGGGCTGGACCTTTCTGCATTATATGGCCGATGACAACGACCTCAGGGGCTGCGCCAACCGGTCCCTGAACAGACTGGAGACGGGCGGGCCCGATGGCCAGTGCCAGTATCTGGTGGAAAAAAGTGGTGTGTGGGGCGAAACCTACCGGTACAGACTCAGAAGGGACACGGACGAGCGCAACCTCAATCTGCAGCTGCTGGCCACGCTCCCGGAGCTTGACATGAGCTCACCGGAGACGCTCCTGGACTTCCTGAAGTGGGGCGCTGACTACGCGCCCGCCGAGAACTACTTTATCGTCATCTGGGACCACGGGGGCGACTGGAGGGGCGTGTGCTGGGAGGGCCCCCTCGACAGCCACATTGACCCCCTCGAGCTCGAGCAGTGCCTCAGGGAGTTCAGGAGCCACGCCCGGAAGCCGCAGATTCTTCTCTTCGACGCGTGCCTGATGTCGTCGGCGGAGGTCTACTGGAGAATTCTGGACGATGTGAACTACGTCGTGGGGAGCGAGACGGTGATCTACGCCAGCTCCGAGATTCTCACCCCGGAGGGCCTGAGGCGCTTCTTCTCGCACTACCCCCCGACTCCGGAGCAGGCCTGCAGGGATGTCATGAACGGCTTCAGGGAGAGCGACCATCTCAACTATCCGATGGGCACTGTCAGGACAGAAATGGCGGTTCCGTTTCTGGCCGCCCTGAACAGATTCTGCGACAGGTTTATTGAGAACTGGGACGCGCTGGGGGGCATATTGTTCCAGAGGGTCACCCTCGCGTGGAAGGTGGATTATTACGCCGCAGACCTGAGATCCCTGTTGACGCAGATCCGGAGAGATATTCTTTCCCTCCCGGATGCGGGCAGGTACGCGAGCGTTGTGGCCTCGATTGATGATACGGTTTCGGCAATGGATGCGATGTTCCTCGACAGGCATCTCGAGGGGGATTATAAACAGCTGGGGTTCGGCTGCGTGAACATCTTTCTGGCCATACGCAACTCGACCTATCAGAAGCTGAGGGATGAGTACCTGAGGACCACATTTCCTCACGACTACGGCTGGGTGAGGCTTTTTGAGCTCCTGTTCCCTCCGGCCCCTGAAGAATCACAATCACATGACTATACAGTATGGCCCCCCGTCAGGGGAATCGTCCATTTCCCTCTTGTGAATGTTTCACTGACGGGTATCGGAACAGACGGGGAGAGCCTGACGGGGAACATCAGCGTCGGCATCGACGTCAACAACAGCGGGAACAGCGCGGGCTTCAGCATCGTCGTGGACCTGGTGTCCCTGAACGGCACCCTCTCAACATTTCCGTCCAGCATTGTGCTGAGAAAGGTGATTCCGGTGGCGCCGGGAGAAAGAGGGGGAACGAAAAAAGTAATGGACCTGACGGTCCCATCCGATGACATGGTCCTCACAATTCTCTCCCTCGTTGCGGAGGACGGCACGGTCTTCCATCAGCAGGAGCTCGGAAGGCTCATGATGCGCTCCACTCCGCGCAGCGGGAGCCCGCCTGGGCTGGTCATAAATGCGTCCAGAATCGCGCTGCTCGAGGGCGAGAGTGTCTCGCTGAGCGCCGCCGCCACCGACCCGAATGGGGACCGCGTCGACGTGTGGTGGGACCTCGACCTGCGGGACGGGGTGGGCCTCGACGCCTCCGGCCTGTCGGTCACGGCCTCATTCAGGGGCGCGTGGAACCGGACCGTGACCTGCATCGCCTCCGACGGAAACTGGACGGTCGTCCGCCAGCTCGAGCTGAGCGTGAGCCCCGACCCGTCCAATCGCCCCCCGTCGGCCGTCCTGAGCTTTGAGCTCGTTGACGCCTCCACGGTGCTCTTCAACGCCTCCGGCTCCTCGGACCCGGACGGAGACCCGCTCGAGTTTTTCTTCCTCTTCGGCGACGGGAGCTCATGGGGCTGGACCTCCTCGCCCCTCGCCACCCACATCTACGAAAAAGGGAGTTATGAGTGCGTCGTGATGGTGCGCGACAGAGCGGAGTACGGCGGGGCCTGCGCCGCTGTTGCGTTCAATATCACCGGCGGGCCCCCCCGGCCCGGGAACCGGGCGCCCGTCGCCTCCCTCTCGCTCTCCGCAGTGAGAGTGAGGGCCGGTCAGGCCGTCACGGCCGACGCCTCGGGCTCCTCGGACCCCGACGGCGAGACACTTGAGTACAGGTTCGACTGGGGCGACGGAAACGCCACGGACTGGTCGCCCTCGATGACAGCCAGCCACGCATACGCGAGGCCCGGGAGCTACAATGTCACGCTGAGCGTCCGGGACGCCGGAAACCTGACAGCCGGAAACACCACCACCATCTTTGTCAGGCCGGCGCCCGGGACCGGCGCCCCCGGAAAATTCATTCCGGGCCCGGGCGCGGCCGCAGCCTCCCTCGCCATCACCATGGTAACCGCGATACGGGCTCGCCGCCGGAAGCTCTCTCCTGATGCAACAGACCAAGCCCCGGCCGGTCTCTACCGGCGCGTGTGGAATTTCTGGTTGGGTGGTCCGGCGAACTTTCGAACAAATCCCTTCCGGATTGGTAGAGATTGA
- the uvsE gene encoding UV DNA damage repair endonuclease UvsE, translating into MRLKAPETEGTPRPHRHRRWGRMRIGYPCINLSIGCTPASGFRLAHYSERRLLSTVASNLSCLRKILVWNAERGLLFFRISSDTVPFASHKVCDVRWWRVFGSELRELGDFIRKKCMRISMHPDQFVLLNSPRPSVVRSSVAELVYHARLLDAMGLGEDAKVQIHAGGLYGDREGALRRFAEVHLGLPEEVRRRLAVENDDRLFGIQDVMELHRRTGAPVVFDALHHETMERRRGRDGEPRAALALATATWTGADGPPMVDYSSQEPGARPGAHARTLDAAHFSAFLRSTVGMGYDLMLEIKDKERSAFRALGLLGARRRNLPLRSTLSTALTRGASHPLLKNIKSTHDVM; encoded by the coding sequence GTGAGACTGAAGGCGCCTGAAACTGAGGGCACACCCCGACCTCACAGGCATCGCCGGTGGGGGAGGATGAGAATCGGATACCCCTGCATCAACCTCTCCATCGGCTGCACACCAGCCTCTGGCTTCAGGCTGGCGCACTACTCGGAGCGGAGGCTCCTGAGCACCGTCGCCTCCAACCTCTCCTGCCTTCGAAAAATCCTCGTGTGGAACGCCGAGCGCGGCCTCCTGTTCTTCAGGATAAGCTCCGACACCGTCCCCTTCGCCTCCCACAAAGTGTGCGACGTGAGGTGGTGGAGGGTCTTCGGGAGCGAGCTGCGCGAGCTGGGCGACTTCATCCGGAAAAAATGTATGCGCATCTCCATGCACCCCGACCAGTTCGTGCTCTTGAACTCCCCGAGGCCGTCGGTCGTGAGAAGCAGCGTCGCGGAGCTCGTTTACCACGCCCGGCTTCTTGACGCGATGGGACTCGGTGAGGACGCAAAGGTCCAGATTCACGCCGGCGGTCTCTACGGCGACAGGGAGGGAGCGCTGCGGAGGTTTGCGGAGGTCCACCTCGGGCTCCCGGAGGAGGTCAGGCGCAGACTCGCCGTCGAGAACGACGACAGGCTCTTCGGAATTCAGGATGTCATGGAGCTGCACAGGAGAACGGGGGCCCCGGTGGTCTTCGACGCCCTCCACCACGAGACGATGGAGAGAAGGAGGGGACGAGATGGGGAGCCGCGCGCGGCGCTAGCGCTCGCCACCGCGACATGGACGGGGGCCGACGGGCCGCCGATGGTTGACTACAGCAGCCAGGAGCCGGGGGCGCGGCCCGGCGCGCACGCCCGGACCCTTGACGCAGCGCACTTCTCCGCTTTTCTCAGGAGCACAGTGGGCATGGGGTATGACCTGATGCTCGAGATAAAGGACAAGGAGAGGAGCGCGTTCAGGGCGCTCGGGCTGCTCGGGGCCCGGCGCCGTAACCTGCCCTTGAGGTCTACACTGTCCACCGCGCTCACGCGCGGAGCCTCCCATCCCCTTCTCAAAAACATTAAATCAACACACGATGTTATGTGA
- the iorA gene encoding indolepyruvate ferredoxin oxidoreductase subunit alpha codes for MSERDVVSREPGRAFMMANEAMVRGALEADVKLYAGYPGSPTSEILDTFASVAKEMDMVAEISANEKVALETAAGAAMAGLRSMTSMKSVGMNVASDSFFSLSYTGVKGGMVIVMADDPHAHSSQSEQDGRFFAPAAYVPMLEPSDPQEAKEMVREAFALSEKFAVPFLIRTVTRVNHQSGIVELDELKRTPFKKVSWPHGPARFVTVADRARAFKQNMLRRTEEVRKEFEASGLNSVWVGLGRGETGVDAGVQEAGEARGTGVLASSAGFNYAAEACRILGLSIPILKLGTTFPLPWGLLSSFIRPLKRLVVVEELAPYLENSVRALAKEANPSLEIIGKASGHFSEALELNPNIVASALARVLGLKTPVDYEAVLARAERLKEGLPSRPPTFCPGCPHRGTIYALRKALRGMKHVQPTDIGCYSMAPLAPLNYGDTLLSMGASLGVAEGLQHSVEEPVVAMIGDSTFLHAGLPGLVNAVHQRANFKLVILDNSVTAMTGQQHNPASPHEEGEEGEQRVDLEALVRGIGVRDVTVIDPYDIKNTPGKIKEALARPGLGVIISRRECALYGDRNKRRKGVAITPNEVDKKLCKRIYACVRDFNCPAISLDADGQAAISRELCDGCMMCARLCPIGAIRPVGSGGDTRGGPGGGAGREKLVEGGAREERTEAPEPRGGGG; via the coding sequence TTGAGCGAGCGGGACGTGGTCTCGAGGGAACCGGGCAGGGCGTTCATGATGGCGAACGAGGCGATGGTGCGCGGCGCGCTGGAGGCCGACGTGAAGCTCTACGCCGGCTACCCCGGCTCTCCGACGAGCGAGATTCTCGACACCTTCGCGTCAGTGGCAAAGGAGATGGACATGGTCGCCGAGATATCCGCGAACGAGAAGGTCGCGCTAGAGACCGCCGCCGGGGCCGCGATGGCCGGCCTTCGCTCGATGACTTCGATGAAGAGCGTGGGGATGAACGTCGCCTCGGACTCGTTCTTCTCCCTCTCGTACACAGGTGTCAAGGGCGGGATGGTCATCGTCATGGCCGACGACCCCCACGCCCACTCGTCCCAGTCCGAGCAGGACGGGCGCTTCTTCGCCCCCGCGGCCTATGTTCCGATGCTGGAGCCCTCCGACCCGCAGGAGGCGAAGGAGATGGTCAGGGAGGCCTTCGCGCTCTCCGAGAAATTTGCCGTGCCATTCCTGATAAGAACGGTGACCCGGGTGAACCACCAGAGCGGTATCGTCGAGCTCGATGAGCTGAAGCGGACCCCGTTCAAAAAAGTGAGCTGGCCCCACGGGCCCGCGCGCTTCGTTACCGTCGCAGACAGGGCGAGGGCCTTCAAGCAGAACATGCTCCGGAGGACGGAGGAGGTCCGGAAGGAGTTCGAGGCCTCCGGGCTGAACAGCGTCTGGGTCGGGCTGGGCAGGGGCGAGACGGGCGTGGACGCGGGCGTGCAGGAGGCCGGGGAGGCGAGGGGGACGGGTGTTCTGGCCTCCAGCGCCGGATTCAACTACGCCGCGGAGGCCTGCCGAATTCTAGGGCTATCGATACCAATCCTCAAGCTCGGAACCACATTTCCCCTTCCGTGGGGGCTCCTCTCCAGTTTCATCAGGCCCCTGAAGAGGCTGGTCGTCGTGGAGGAACTCGCGCCCTATCTCGAGAACAGCGTGAGGGCGCTGGCGAAGGAAGCCAACCCGTCGCTGGAGATAATCGGCAAGGCGAGCGGGCATTTCTCCGAGGCACTCGAGCTCAACCCGAACATCGTCGCTTCCGCGCTGGCTCGGGTCCTCGGTCTCAAGACACCCGTGGACTACGAGGCGGTTCTGGCGAGGGCCGAGAGGCTGAAGGAGGGCCTCCCCTCCCGCCCCCCGACCTTCTGCCCCGGCTGCCCGCACCGCGGCACAATATATGCTCTCAGGAAGGCTCTGAGGGGTATGAAGCACGTCCAGCCCACGGACATCGGCTGCTATTCCATGGCCCCTCTCGCGCCCCTCAACTACGGTGACACGCTCCTGAGCATGGGAGCGTCGCTAGGCGTCGCCGAGGGCCTCCAGCACTCTGTAGAGGAGCCCGTGGTTGCGATGATCGGCGACTCGACCTTCCTGCACGCAGGCCTCCCCGGCCTCGTCAACGCCGTTCATCAGAGGGCGAATTTCAAGCTCGTGATTCTGGACAACTCGGTCACGGCAATGACGGGCCAGCAGCACAACCCCGCCAGCCCCCACGAGGAGGGCGAGGAGGGGGAGCAGAGAGTAGACCTCGAGGCCCTTGTGAGGGGAATCGGCGTGAGGGACGTCACCGTCATAGACCCGTATGATATCAAGAACACCCCCGGAAAAATCAAGGAGGCCCTCGCGAGGCCGGGACTGGGCGTGATAATCTCGCGAAGGGAGTGCGCCCTGTATGGGGACAGGAACAAGCGCCGGAAGGGTGTGGCAATTACTCCAAACGAGGTCGATAAAAAACTGTGTAAAAGAATCTACGCCTGCGTCCGCGACTTCAACTGCCCCGCGATATCCCTGGACGCTGATGGACAGGCCGCAATATCGCGCGAGCTCTGCGATGGATGCATGATGTGCGCCCGCCTCTGCCCCATCGGGGCCATCAGGCCTGTCGGGAGCGGGGGGGATACGAGAGGGGGCCCGGGAGGAGGGGCGGGTCGGGAGAAATTGGTTGAAGGGGGGGCGAGGGAGGAGAGGACTGAGGCTCCGGAGCCGCGGGGAGGTGGTGGCTGA
- a CDS encoding indolepyruvate oxidoreductase subunit beta — MPEGETGPQAAGSQLPKRPGPSSQKGEFSLMMAGVGGQGLVLLSSIIGSAGALSNMRVVTGEQHGLSQRSGSIQVHLRIGPGVRSPLIPVGSADALLSLEALETLRYIEYLRDGGVAIINSRVMHPVTETSELVRDRKAPQKYLGLEEVVRRLETVTPHVLTLDALELANRAGNPLTENVVLLGAMCVLEAFPIPPEPLRDAIRRMVPAKAVEANLRAFELGARAARERFCRALACRAL; from the coding sequence ATGCCGGAGGGCGAAACCGGACCGCAGGCGGCCGGATCACAGCTCCCGAAGCGCCCCGGCCCCTCATCCCAGAAGGGGGAGTTCAGCCTGATGATGGCCGGGGTCGGAGGTCAGGGGCTCGTGCTCCTGTCCAGCATCATAGGTAGCGCGGGCGCTCTCTCGAACATGCGCGTCGTCACGGGCGAGCAGCACGGCCTCTCCCAGCGCTCGGGCTCGATACAGGTCCATCTCAGGATAGGGCCTGGAGTTCGCTCCCCGCTGATTCCCGTGGGCAGCGCCGACGCCCTCCTCTCGCTCGAGGCACTCGAGACCCTGAGGTATATAGAGTACCTGAGGGACGGGGGCGTGGCCATCATCAACTCCCGGGTCATGCACCCCGTCACGGAAACCTCGGAGCTTGTCAGGGACAGGAAGGCTCCGCAGAAGTACCTGGGCCTGGAGGAGGTCGTGAGGCGTCTCGAGACCGTCACGCCCCACGTGCTCACCCTCGACGCTCTCGAGCTCGCGAACCGGGCCGGGAACCCGCTGACTGAGAATGTTGTCCTGCTCGGCGCGATGTGCGTCCTCGAGGCCTTCCCGATTCCTCCCGAGCCGCTGCGCGATGCCATCCGAAGAATGGTGCCGGCAAAGGCCGTGGAGGCGAATCTGAGGGCCTTCGAGCTGGGGGCGAGGGCGGCCCGGGAGAGGTTCTGCAGGGCGCTGGCGTGCAGGGCACTATAA